The genomic window GTATCCTGTCCTAACACACCactctacagcctcaaaaaagctatggaactacctttacctctactttttttttttacaaagagtATTTTGTCCTCACACGCCCCTCTGCAGGTGTGGAGTCCATTTAAGCAGCCAGAGTCTGGTGGACAGATTGACCACCAGGACAGCACGCCCCAGCGCAGCATGTACACGCACGAGGAGTACATCAGCCTGGTGCTGAACTCCGGCCAGGGCCTGTCCCACGACTACGGCCACCAGTCCGTGCAGGAGGACCCCCGCATGATCGCGTTCTTCGACTCGCTGGTGCAGCGCGAGATCGAGGGGTGGAGCAGCGAGTCGGAGGACAGCCTGGACCTGGACGAGGGGATCTTCAGACCCCTGCAAGAGCTGGCTGCCCTGGACAGTGACTCGGCCGGGAGGGCCACTGAACAGGCACAGGTCAGGGTCAGGATAATGTCAGAGATCATGATTTTAGATAACACAAATATCTAATGTATATGGGGGTATTCTGAAACAGCTGTTTTGCTACCACAGTTAGAATTTCAAGGAAATGCATTTCTCTTCCTTGTGTAGGTGCTGGGCCCCCGTAGTTCTGGAGACGGGCAAAGTGACACCAACTCCACAGAGCGTCTGCTGTACACAGACAGCAGGACCAGTGAGAACACAGAGGGAACACCCCTAAACCCCAAGTCACGGGAATTTCTGTCAACCGACAGTGACTCTGACAGTGATGAACAGACGGGCTCGACTGTGTCGCAGCAGACAGCCAGGAACAACACCGGTCTGCGGAGGCTGCGGGTACTGATGTGGGGGGATCAGGACAGGCCAGAGGGGGGTGCTTCTGGCAGCAGAAGGGGGAGCAGTCCTGCACCAGACAGGGGGGTGGCTGTTGCTGCAGGGGGCAGGCGGAGGGAGCCGAGCGAGGCAGCAGCCAGGAAGGGGGAGGGGTCCGCATCTGAAGGCAGAAGGAGGGTCAGATCTGCCGTAGCTGCCAGCTCCGTTTCTGTTCGACATGAACAGAGTGACAGCGACAGTGACGCGGACAGGAGAGCAGCGGCCATGAGGCAGAGGAACGCACGGAGAAGACTCAGCAGAACACATGCAGCGTCGCAGTCTCACAGGGCCTCAGCAGCAACAACCAGTCAGACTGCAGGAACTTCCCTGCAGTCCTCTGATGATGGCGTTACAAGTGTACCCACTAACACTAAGAGTAAGGTCCAAGCTGCCTCAGCAGGGGAAAACTTTGTGCCATATTCAGATTCAGACTCCTCTGAGGATGAAACACTGAAGAAGCTGACATATATAGAGAAGTCACGAACAAGACCTGGACCTTCATCTGAAGCTGTGCCCAGTAACCAGGGAGAGCAGTCAGCAGTATTAGAAGAATCAGTTTCTAACACAGGCGAGGAGGGAGGGGCACCCTCAGCAGTACACCAGCAGGTTGCAGAGGATGCTGCAGAGGGTGCAGGTCCTGTTGCGGCACCTGGCGGAGGTGGTGCACAACCCGGCGATGCAGGGCAGGGAGACGAGCAGCAGAGGGAGGAGCACAGACGGGTCAACGGGAAGACGATCGTCATCCGTCACGACCCGGAAGAGACGGGAGAGGCCATGCTGGAGCGGCTGCAGAACCTGGTGGAGCAGTATAACCAGGTTGTAGAGAGACACAACCAGTGGCGCCAGGCCCTGCGCCAGGCACAGGTGGTGGACAGGTCCACGCAGCAGGCAGGgggtagtggggagggcggagCTCCTGGGCAGGAGACTGGGGACAGCAGCTCGGCAGAGGGACCTGCAGGAATCAGGCAGGAGAGTCAGGATTCCAGCAGGAGTGCTGACCAGCAGGCTGGTCTTGAGGCAGCTTTTCATCCAACTAGTGATGACAGTATAGCCTGCAGTGGCCAGCCTTCTGCTGCAGAAGCACAGATTACTACAGTAGGGGTGATGCAGGGCTCAGAGAGTAGCCCTGCAGCAACAGTTTCATGTGCCCCTGGACAGAGTAATAGGCCAGCAACAGGAAATCCTTTTGGACAGCACAGGGTAGTAGGGGAAAATGACAAGGACATGAAAAATGGGGACCTAGCAAATGGCTCAACTGTGGAGCGTGGTCAGCTGAAGGACACCAACAGTGTGGGGAAGAGGCAGACAGGCATGCTGCCATCTGCGACTGACCATTCCTATGGCATGGACAGCTCAAGGAAAAGGTGTCACAAGGAAGTGTTAGGAAGTAGCACAGAAACAACACAACATGATGGACTTGCAGCTGCAAAGAGAGGAAGAGTGTCTGATGATAAGTCGTCAGAACCCGCCAGATTACCGGTATTGCACGGTCATGAACCAAACTGTCCATGCACTGATAATGGCTTAGCCTTGGCAAGAGCTCCAGAGCTCCAGCTGTGTGCAGGGAAAGATCCTCTACCCTCCAGTAGCTCCAATGGAACAATTCCCCTCTCTGCCAGTGGAGCAGCAGCAACAAACTGTACCCCCACAAACTCAGCTACTGGCTCAGACAGAACTGAGACTGAATGGCACAATCTTAAGAGATTCAAAAATAGATTAGAAAGAGCGAGAAATCGTGACCAAGGGCATCTGGTGGACagtgacagtgatgatgatgtgtaGGGAAGCTTCTATCATATGAACAATGGTATAAACACATTTAACTCAGAGCTGTAAGGACCCAAATATGAGGAAATACGCATCATGTGTTTCCTTACCACGTGCAAAGTtcgctcatttgcatgtttccCCACACCAAGCTGAGTTGACACGTTATGTGTGTTTCCTCTCCTATGCTAAATGTGTGCCAACTTAGCACAGTGTGGGGAAATACACAAATGAGCAAACTCCACATGTGatgagaaagaaaaacaatgtgTATTTCCTCATCTAAATTCAGTTCCCATATATACCTGTAACTCTATAGTGTAGGCATACCTCAGACCATCTTGCTAATGACAATGCTTACATTTGGTATACTATAACCATACTTGGCACCTCTATAATGTAAGGACATCTTTCCATCTATAtgatacaatgcaatacaatattCATCAAGTGGATATCAGTTTCAAAGGAACATATTGTGCAAAGTCAATGTTTTATATCCATACTTTTAAATCAGTAATCCTCGAACTGTCGGTTTGCTGCACAAACTTTTGTTGAACAAATACATACCTGCAGAGGGCTTGAACTTAAGAATAATCTGAAAGACGTTTTACCCAAAGGACATTTCTCCTTTAAGAAACCTACTTTTGCTCTCTAACATTTAGGAATTACTAAAAAGATTCAGAACAAAAAGACAATAGAAGCGACTATCTGCATTGTTCGCACCTCAGTATCCTCTTTGTAGTTATGCTAACATTATCTATACCAGCTGAACAATCAGATGCAGATCTCTCATAAGAATCAACCAATGAGTGTTGCCATTGACATGTTTTATTCTGTGCATCTAATTGTTGGAAGCACATGTATGATTAACGTTTCaccctaacgttacattgttaCCTATGAAGATGATCATCCGTACCCAATTCCTCAACAAAACAAGATGTCTGTTGTGGGAGACTTGTTATTACTTTGCTAACTATCTAATCCCAGAAGCAGAGACAGGCTCTTGTAATGCAAGCTGAAAACAATTGTGTTCAGAAACAATAGATGATATGTACAGATGATTGGCTAGATTAGAACATTGTGCCATTGTATCAGCCTACAAGGATATACAGCCTACAATATCAGTATTGCTTACACAATCGCACCAGCTTCTGGAGTAGAATTCCATGACTACCTGGCTACAGGTAACCAGTGATGGATTGTAATCGTGCTGCCATATCCCCGGAAAATAAAGCCTGACATATTTACAAAGTAACTGTGAATCTTTACACTGTTCATGAGCAgtttttgttgtgtacatgtagtttggatGGAGCCTAGTATGCTGATGCATTATCATACAGAGCCCCAAACTGGCAAGTGGTTCTTGAGCATTAAACAGGCAGTTGAATGGGGACAGTTCTGTACAAAAtatgcacatacatacatgtatgtgtactttTAAAGTATACAGTATCGTCTAGCATTATATCTTGAGCATTTTAGTCCTGCTTAAGGTTTTGATGGGTAAATCATTAGGCATATTTAGTCCTGAACGATTTTATTTTTCTGGATCATAAAATGTTGTTTGTAATTTACTGCAGTACATGTCAGGTACTGCCACATCCACAACTGCCCTACAGAAGAAACACTAGGCTGATCACGACAGAGGCAACAGCAGTCGCCAACATGGCAGCTCTGTCCAGTACGAGGGCCGCCATCTTCCATTCGCTTTCTTCCTCCTCGTCATTCGCCATCCCCTGCAGATGGGCCGAGATGTGCTCCACCTTTGATGCAATCTGATGAAGCAGGGACCGATGTGTAGAGTCGTTAAGGGCGATCTCGTGTAGAGTGTCCCGACCGATGTCCTTCATCTCGGTGTCGTTGTCATTCAACAAGTCGTGGGTACCCTTGCCATCCCGAGGTTTCCCGTGGGTGGAGCGCTCTTTAGCGATGTTGCACATGCAGAAGAAGGACGCCATGTAGTGGAGAATGAGCACGCGGAGCCAGCGGGGGAGCGGCCGGGACGGGTGGCTGGGGTGAGACAGCCGGAGAACCAGGATGGTGATGAGCAGCGAGATGGTGACCAGGACAATGGTGGCGGTGAAGAACTGGCCTGTAGTGAAATAGGAACACAACAGTGATAACTTGTACCTCAGACAGGTTAACATGAAAATGTCTTGTCTTGAACCATGAAAATAACGGGCATATAAAACTGCAAATTTGCCAGAAGGGCATGCTAGAATGAGAATCCCGTCCTGTCGGGCTCTTACCGAGCATGGGTGTAGATGTGGAAGTGGCGGGGAGCTGTGTGGTCAGGAGTTGCTGAAACACCACCAGCGACAGGAGGACCGTGATTGTAAAACCCAGCCTCTCTGAAAAAACAAAGTCCATTGTTGATGTCTTATACGAGCCTCTTACTCCCTCAACTAAATTTATATCTCCGCACATGATGCATGCCCGTCTGGTTACAGGAAGAACAGCCCCTTACCTCCGCTGTCCGGCGGGATGTAGAAGGCCGCCAGGTTCAACACCAGCAGGTCCAGACACGGAACCACCATGTTGATGATGTAGAACAGGCGGCGGCGCGTGAGGTGGACGTGCAGCTCGATACTGGGCCAGGGGTCATCGGGGCAGCAGGAGAAGTACGTCTCCTGGACGGGAAGAATTGTTTCATTCAGTCATGTCCATAGTACATGTGGCAGCTAGTAGCAACAACGTTTCAATTGGCTTTTTACGGTCTAAAATTCTTATCCTGGCAACAGATATCGACTTCTCCTCTTTCTTGGCATATTGCTACTTAgcaggttcagcaccaaggccaggcTTGTTTACCTTTTTCCATACTTCTGACCCTGTCACTTCAAACTTGTCGTTCTGCATAAACGCAGTCATGTCCATGGTGGCTGAGATGTTAAACAGATCCAGTTTGTCCCCACCATAAAGCCAGGAGGAAAATTCCAGCTTGCAGGTCTGTGTAGGAGGGGAGCATTCGGTTGGGACATAAGCGTCAGAAGCAAATTAATTTCTCTCACACGTAGCTAATCGctaatttgagtttttttatacaacaatttttttgtagATGATTGtacaaaattatgacaatagcATCCCCATTCTTTCCTTGAGTGTGACTGTTTCAGTTTCAGTATCTGAATATAGGTTAACTGCGCAAATCTTTTAGAACTGTAACAGAAGTAACGACGCTGCAACCTCAAGTTCACTATATACTGTTGATGCAATACACTCTGGATATTTGTTTCATTACCTAAACTGTAATACAGTTCATGCGATATATATGCTGATGGAGAAGGAAGTCTTCACCTGTTGATCATACGGGAATCCGCTGACGTCCACTTCGCATGCGCTGCTGAAGAGTCCAGGTTGGCGCCAAGAGACGCGCCCTTCACTGGACACGGTGACGTCAGTAACCCGCGGCAGATCTCCTGACCCTCCTCCAACACTtcgaacaaaacaaacaaattgagaTGATGGTCGGTACGTGAATTTATCATCAGTCTGAGTTCGTAGAAATTTCATAATGCaaaatttactc from Branchiostoma lanceolatum isolate klBraLanc5 chromosome 4, klBraLanc5.hap2, whole genome shotgun sequence includes these protein-coding regions:
- the LOC136433442 gene encoding DDB1- and CUL4-associated factor 5-like yields the protein MFHRSWCFSPVNFTANRSISGEQLLKQGFLRERLGACRSLYHKDLFGHYGCVNAIEFSNHGGDFLISGGDDRRVLLWKLDQALHDQGQPAEMKGHHISNIFCLAFNSDNSRIFSAGNDEQVILHDTTSRETRDVFRHEDAVYGLSVDPNNDNVFASACDDGRVLVWDIRENPTAEPFCLANYTSAFHAVVYNPVEPRLLATANSKEGIALWDIRKPRSCVQRFGGSLTSDSAMSVKFNALGTQVMGLRRRLPPVLYNLHSNVPACQFDHPGYYNSCTMKSCCFAGDRDQYLLSGSDDFNLYLWRIPEDTELEPRVVTAHMVLKGHRSIVNQVRFNPATHLVVSSGVEKVIKVWSPFKQPESGGQIDHQDSTPQRSMYTHEEYISLVLNSGQGLSHDYGHQSVQEDPRMIAFFDSLVQREIEGWSSESEDSLDLDEGIFRPLQELAALDSDSAGRATEQAQVLGPRSSGDGQSDTNSTERLLYTDSRTSENTEGTPLNPKSREFLSTDSDSDSDEQTGSTVSQQTARNNTGLRRLRVLMWGDQDRPEGGASGSRRGSSPAPDRGVAVAAGGRRREPSEAAARKGEGSASEGRRRVRSAVAASSVSVRHEQSDSDSDADRRAAAMRQRNARRRLSRTHAASQSHRASAATTSQTAGTSLQSSDDGVTSVPTNTKSKVQAASAGENFVPYSDSDSSEDETLKKLTYIEKSRTRPGPSSEAVPSNQGEQSAVLEESVSNTGEEGGAPSAVHQQVAEDAAEGAGPVAAPGGGGAQPGDAGQGDEQQREEHRRVNGKTIVIRHDPEETGEAMLERLQNLVEQYNQVVERHNQWRQALRQAQVVDRSTQQAGGSGEGGAPGQETGDSSSAEGPAGIRQESQDSSRSADQQAGLEAAFHPTSDDSIACSGQPSAAEAQITTVGVMQGSESSPAATVSCAPGQSNRPATGNPFGQHRVVGENDKDMKNGDLANGSTVERGQLKDTNSVGKRQTGMLPSATDHSYGMDSSRKRCHKEVLGSSTETTQHDGLAAAKRGRVSDDKSSEPARLPVLHGHEPNCPCTDNGLALARAPELQLCAGKDPLPSSSSNGTIPLSASGAAATNCTPTNSATGSDRTETEWHNLKRFKNRLERARNRDQGHLVDSDSDDDV
- the LOC136433448 gene encoding neuronal acetylcholine receptor subunit alpha-10-like — its product is MEVRKRLSLAVIVVGVFCLQGLTGQYAALPLRETLLKNYDKRLRPVRDQKTTVRLDFDVALRQVVGLEELNQIFTSLMWLRLYWTDELLQWNASQYGGITTTTFQSSEVWTPDLFLMNNVGGGSGDLPRVTDVTVSSEGRVSWRQPGLFSSACEVDVSGFPYDQQTCKLEFSSWLYGGDKLDLFNISATMDMTAFMQNDKFEVTGSEVWKKETYFSCCPDDPWPSIELHVHLTRRRLFYIINMVVPCLDLLVLNLAAFYIPPDSGERLGFTITVLLSLVVFQQLLTTQLPATSTSTPMLGQFFTATIVLVTISLLITILVLRLSHPSHPSRPLPRWLRVLILHYMASFFCMCNIAKERSTHGKPRDGKGTHDLLNDNDTEMKDIGRDTLHEIALNDSTHRSLLHQIASKVEHISAHLQGMANDEEEESEWKMAALVLDRAAMLATAVASVVISLVFLL